The Bacillota bacterium region AACCTCACGGCGGACGTGGCCCACGAGTTGCGCACGCCGCTGGCTGTGGTGCGGGCCCACATCGAGGCCATGCAGGACGGTGTGTGGGAGGCCTCCCCCGAGAACCTGGCCGCCCTGCACGCCGAGATCATGCGTCTGGTACGGCTGGTGGGCGAACTGGAGAAACTCAACGAGGCCGAGAGCGGCAGTCTGGAACTGGTCTGGACTGCGGTTGATCTGGCCGAACTGGCCCGCCGGGTGCTGGCAGCTTTCGGCCCCTCTTTCGATCAGAAGGGGGTTAGCGTGCGTCTGGAAGTGGAGCCGGGAGTGCCCGCGGTGTCGGGGGACGAGGACAGGCTCTCCCAGGTGGTATGGAACCTCCTCTCCAACGCCCTCAAGTTCACTCCTCCGGGCGGACAAGTCACCGTCCGCGTCTACCGGCGCGGCGAAACCATGCGTGCTCCCGCCACCGGGACGGCGACCGGCAGTGTCTGCCTGGGGGTCACGGACACCGGCCCCGGCATACCGCCCGAGGATCTGCCTTTCGTATTCGAGCGGTTTTTCCATGTGCGGCGGCGGGCTGCTCCCGGCCCCACCGGCGCGGGGGAGCCTGACCGGGGGACAGGGCTGGGCCTGGCCATTTCTCAGGCCCTGGCCCGGGCCCACGGGGGCCGCATCGAGGTGCAGAGCGAGCTCGGCAAGGGGTCCACGTTCACCCTGGAGCTACCCGTCCGGCCGCCGGCAGAGCACAGGAGTTAAGGCCGCCCCGTCGCCGGAAGGTACGAGATAGGCTGGCGGCGAATTGGCGGCGGGGGGAGGTGCATGGCTTGAACGTGGGCGTACTGGCCTTGCTGAGTTACCTCATAGGGTCCATTCCGTCGGCATACCTGGTGGGCCGGGCCTTTCGGGGAGTGGACATCCGCCACGTGGGTACCGGCAACGTGGGTGCCACCAACGTGGTCCGCAACGTGGGATGGGTTGCGGGGATCCTGACTGGCCTGCTTGACGTGGGCAAGGGCATGGCGGTCGTGTTGCTGGCCCGTGCATCCGGCGCCGGGGCTGTGGGTCCCCTGCTCGCCATAATCTGTGCGGTCATCGGCCACAACTGGCCTATCTGGCTCCGCTTCCACGGGGGAGGGGGGCTTGCCACTTTCGGCGGGGGACTTGCTCTCACGGTGCCCATCTGGCAGATCGTGCTGGCGGGGTGCCTGTACGGTCTGGTGTACCTCGTGACCAGGCACAAGTATTTCAGTTCCGTGTTCATGTGCGCAGTCATCCCGGTGTGGCTCGGTGTGAGCAAGTCTTCGTGGGATTACTTCTTGTTCGGTCTCGCCGGGGGCACCGCCCTGGGGTTCAAGCAGGTACGGGCCTGGCTCAAGTACGGTACACCCCGCAGGTAGGGCCGCGGCCGTCCAGGGACCCATTGACAGGGGCAGCGCAGGAGAAATATAATCTGGGCGATATACCCCCCTGGGTAATTGGGAACAGGGGATGGTGAGCGTTGCCGGACACGGTATTGCAGGAGGAGGACACCGTACGCGAGCTCTGCAACCGCCTGCGGCGGGTGGAAGGACAGGCCCGCGGGCTGGTGCGCATGATCGAAGAGGGCCGCAGTTGCTCGGACATCGCGGTTCAGATGGCGGCCCTGAAGGCCGCGGTCAACCGGGCCGCGATGGCTTTTGTGGCCGCCTATCTTCACCAGTGTCTGGCAGAGGCCAGGGAGGAGGAGGCCGAGGAGGCCCTGGGCCGGGTGGCCCAGATGTTCATGCGCCTGGCTTGAGGGCGATCTGTTGGGGACGGCCGGCTGGCAGGGGCCGGCGCCCGGCCCGGCGGATTCCTGCGGTGGTGAAGGCGTGGAGGGTTGCGGATGGAGCGGGATATCCACGACGTGGTCATCCTGGGGGCGGGGCCGGCGGGGCTCACGGCAGCGATTTACGCGGGCCGGGCTAGGCTGGATACGGTGGTGATCGACCGCGGAGTCCCCGGGGGGCAGGTTGCCACCACCGACATGGTGGAGAATTACCCCGGGTTCCCCGAGGGCGTGTCGGGCGTTGAGCTGGCCAGGTTGATGAGCGAGCAGGCGGAACGCTTCGGCGTTCGCACGGAGATGGCAGAAGTGGAGAGTCTGAGCCGGGATGGCGACCTGTGGCGGGTGGAGACATCGGAGGGTCCCTACCTGGGCCGGGCGGTAATCGTGGCCACGGGAACCCGTCCCCGGGAACTGGGGGTGCCTGGGGAGAAGGAACTGCGGGGCCGCGGCATTTCCTATTGTGCCACCTGCGATGGCGCCTTCTTCCGAGACAAGCCCGTGGTGGTAGTGGGAGGTGGTGATTCCGCCGTTTCCGAGGCGGAATTCCTGACCCGCTTCGCCAGCCAGGTCACTATCGTGCATCGCCGGGGCGAGTTGCGGGCGGCCCGCTCCCTGCAGGAAAGGGTCCTGGACAACCCGAAGATTAGGGTGCGGTGGAACAGCGTAGTCGCGGCCTTCCTGGGTCAGGACGGGTTGCAGCGGGTGCGCCTGCGTGACGTCAACACGGGGGCGGAGTCGGAGCTGGAGGCCGAGGGTGCCTTCATTTACATCGGACTCCTCCCCAACACCGCCTTTTTGAGCGGGGTTGTTCCCCTGGATGAAGGGGGATACCTGATTACCGACGACGCCATGGCCCTGCCGGCCCCGGGGTTGTTCGCTGCGGGCGACGTCCGCCAAAAGCGGCTGCGGCAGGTGGCCACCGCGGTGGGTGACGGCGCGGTGGCAGCCATGGCGGCTGAGGAGTACATCGTGGGCAAGTTCGGTCGACAGCCCGCGAAGACGAAGTAGGGGGTGAAGGTGGCAGGTGCCCCAGTACGAATTCGGGTGTAAGAAGTGCGGGCATGAGTTTGCGGTCAACGTTCCCTGGCAGCGCAAGTGCGAGGTGACGTGCCCCAAGTGCGGGAGTTCCGAACTCAGGGAGAAGTTCTCTCCCTGGGGATGGACCCGCGGGGGGACATCCGACGCGGGCGCGTGCAGCGTCCGCTTTGGCTGACGCTAGTCCGTGGGGGGCAGTTTGTCCCCCTGATCCTCCCCTGTATGGTGGACGGTCGTTACCAGCTGCGCGGCCGTCCGCCGCCCGATGGCCTCCCTTCCGGGAGGCCCTTTTTTGTGCCGGTAGAGGTTCTTCCGGCGGGTGGCTGCCAGCCCGGGCTTGACGTGGAGCCCGTGCACCGGGGCGGATCTGAGCGATAGCAGGGATTCTTGTCGCCTGCGGCGAATAAGCAGTGCATTATTATGTAAGCGCTGCCTGACAGTAGACGCTGGGACGGGTGCTTCGTGGGGAGGGGAGACCTGTGCGGGTGGGTATGCTTGGGTTGGGCACGGTGGGCCAGGCGGTGGTCCGGCTCCTCCACGAGGAAAGGGACCGCCTGCGCACGTCCGGCACCCCCCTGGAGCCGGTGCGGGCGCTGGTGCGGGATCCTTCTCGTCCCCGCCCCGTGCCCCCGGGACTGGAGTTGACCACCGACCCCGCCCGGGTCCTGGAGGATCCCGGGATCGACCTGGTGGTGGAACTCATGGGAGGGGTGGAACCAGCCACCTCTTACATGTTGCGGGCCCTGAGGGCGGGGAAGCCGGTGGTCACTGCCA contains the following coding sequences:
- a CDS encoding ATP-binding protein — protein: MGSLRVRLTVAFVAVALVAIMVTAIATGTAVSRRFDVYVGRYQRLRAEQAARVLEDAYRQGGMDRVVREVEHLAGMTGMHARLVDTAGNVVWEHIPHMDQPAGRITPPGLHMPPGPRWRWGARVPRQQAIPLRVGGQQVGTLYVAAPEGSPWMVEETAFLAGVRRSLWLAAGSAALLAVLAGLGMARSISRPLLRLRNAADRLREGDMTLQVPETGSDEMVALARAFNHLVRSLARQQELRRNLTADVAHELRTPLAVVRAHIEAMQDGVWEASPENLAALHAEIMRLVRLVGELEKLNEAESGSLELVWTAVDLAELARRVLAAFGPSFDQKGVSVRLEVEPGVPAVSGDEDRLSQVVWNLLSNALKFTPPGGQVTVRVYRRGETMRAPATGTATGSVCLGVTDTGPGIPPEDLPFVFERFFHVRRRAAPGPTGAGEPDRGTGLGLAISQALARAHGGRIEVQSELGKGSTFTLELPVRPPAEHRS
- a CDS encoding glycerol-3-phosphate acyltransferase, which produces MGVLALLSYLIGSIPSAYLVGRAFRGVDIRHVGTGNVGATNVVRNVGWVAGILTGLLDVGKGMAVVLLARASGAGAVGPLLAIICAVIGHNWPIWLRFHGGGGLATFGGGLALTVPIWQIVLAGCLYGLVYLVTRHKYFSSVFMCAVIPVWLGVSKSSWDYFLFGLAGGTALGFKQVRAWLKYGTPRR
- a CDS encoding metal-sensitive transcriptional regulator, with protein sequence MPDTVLQEEDTVRELCNRLRRVEGQARGLVRMIEEGRSCSDIAVQMAALKAAVNRAAMAFVAAYLHQCLAEAREEEAEEALGRVAQMFMRLA
- a CDS encoding zinc ribbon domain-containing protein, whose translation is MPQYEFGCKKCGHEFAVNVPWQRKCEVTCPKCGSSELREKFSPWGWTRGGTSDAGACSVRFG
- the trxB gene encoding thioredoxin-disulfide reductase, which encodes MERDIHDVVILGAGPAGLTAAIYAGRARLDTVVIDRGVPGGQVATTDMVENYPGFPEGVSGVELARLMSEQAERFGVRTEMAEVESLSRDGDLWRVETSEGPYLGRAVIVATGTRPRELGVPGEKELRGRGISYCATCDGAFFRDKPVVVVGGGDSAVSEAEFLTRFASQVTIVHRRGELRAARSLQERVLDNPKIRVRWNSVVAAFLGQDGLQRVRLRDVNTGAESELEAEGAFIYIGLLPNTAFLSGVVPLDEGGYLITDDAMALPAPGLFAAGDVRQKRLRQVATAVGDGAVAAMAAEEYIVGKFGRQPAKTK